The following proteins are encoded in a genomic region of Haloarcula salinisoli:
- a CDS encoding PAS domain S-box protein, whose protein sequence is MSSEGDIRVLHVDDEREFAEVAAMHLERTDEGLEVVNEFSARDGLDRLRTDRIDCVVSDHDMPAMDGLEFLKAVREEFQELPFILFTGKGNEEIASDAISAGVTEYLQKDVGTDQYTVLANRIRRAVGETRAKSALQESERQLSTLISNLPGMVYRARNEPGWPMEFVSDGVADLVGYSPETIESGDVMWGSLIDEADADRIDPLVEASIRAEEPFEVSYRVTTAGGEHRWLWERGRVVGRARASTSREDGPAGSVDSDDGVELLEGFITDITARKERERELEREREFTETLVDTLDDVFYLINLDGELLRWNDTTTAVLGYSDEELSTMTAFDLIPSEFHEKVGETIERTVQTGQATFEAPLVTADGERIRHEFRGSLIEDGSGDLLGVAGIARDITEQRERERTLEQYRTLVENVGDPMYVLDADGRIQMANDAMVAHLGYERTDIVGSDPERFMPPEDVERATDVLTDLLGSPERTWETVEMRTIDADGNRTVTENKVAPLVDADGEFAGSVGVMRDVTDRKQRDRELGRYETIVEAVGDPVYALDEDGTFTFVNEAIEPMTGYSPAELVGEHIGTIMTDEDLARGDQLIQELLADPDTDSGTLEMDVVTKWDEHIPSENNLALLPSDDGFAGTAGIIRDIHERKAREKRLSEFASVVSHDLRNPLNVVQGRLSLALETGDVGHLDAAAGAADRMEQLIEDLLTLARQGDAVGSVERIDVATAAEEAWASVDTRGATLELVDTATVDADPDRLQELLENLFRNAVEHGSTSPASQARQDAVEHGSTGSRPGADDAVEHGRSRDGKAVSRDDENSQGEFSNHSTGPASQAPQDSAEQETTPHRPTYDSISRRPPEDALTVDLTVTVGTMSADSDGLIGFYVADDGPGIPPEHREKVFERGYTTAKGGTGFGLAIVEDIATAHGWSVRATESESGGARFEFTTSRADR, encoded by the coding sequence ATGAGTAGTGAGGGCGACATCCGCGTGCTCCACGTCGACGACGAACGGGAGTTCGCGGAGGTCGCTGCCATGCACCTCGAACGGACTGACGAGGGCCTGGAGGTGGTCAACGAGTTCTCGGCCCGGGACGGGCTGGACCGACTCCGCACCGACCGCATCGATTGTGTCGTCAGCGACCACGATATGCCGGCGATGGACGGACTGGAGTTCCTGAAGGCCGTCCGCGAGGAGTTCCAGGAACTGCCCTTCATCCTCTTTACCGGGAAGGGCAACGAGGAGATAGCGAGCGACGCCATCAGCGCGGGGGTCACGGAGTACCTCCAGAAGGACGTCGGCACCGACCAGTACACCGTGCTGGCGAACCGTATCAGACGGGCGGTCGGCGAGACCCGGGCCAAGTCGGCGCTCCAGGAGTCGGAACGACAGCTCTCGACGCTCATCTCGAACCTGCCGGGGATGGTGTATCGGGCGCGCAACGAGCCCGGCTGGCCGATGGAGTTCGTCAGCGACGGCGTCGCCGACCTGGTCGGCTATTCGCCCGAGACCATCGAGTCCGGCGACGTGATGTGGGGCTCGCTCATCGACGAGGCGGACGCCGACCGGATCGACCCCCTGGTCGAGGCGAGCATCAGAGCCGAGGAACCGTTCGAGGTGAGCTATCGGGTCACGACGGCAGGTGGCGAACACCGATGGCTGTGGGAACGGGGACGGGTCGTCGGGAGGGCGAGGGCTTCGACCTCGAGGGAAGACGGACCCGCCGGCTCCGTCGACAGCGACGACGGCGTCGAGCTGCTGGAGGGGTTCATCACCGACATCACCGCCCGCAAGGAACGCGAACGCGAACTGGAACGCGAGCGGGAGTTCACGGAGACCCTCGTCGACACGCTCGATGACGTGTTCTATCTGATCAACCTCGACGGGGAGTTGCTGCGCTGGAACGACACCACGACGGCGGTGCTGGGCTACAGCGACGAGGAACTCTCGACGATGACGGCCTTCGACCTCATCCCGTCGGAGTTCCACGAGAAGGTCGGCGAGACCATCGAGCGGACCGTCCAGACAGGGCAGGCCACCTTCGAGGCGCCGCTGGTGACGGCCGACGGCGAGCGCATCCGTCACGAGTTCCGGGGGTCGCTCATCGAGGACGGGAGCGGCGACCTGCTCGGCGTCGCCGGTATCGCTCGCGACATCACCGAACAGCGCGAGCGCGAACGGACGCTCGAACAGTACCGGACCCTCGTCGAGAACGTCGGCGACCCGATGTACGTCCTCGACGCTGACGGGCGGATACAGATGGCCAACGACGCCATGGTCGCCCATCTGGGGTACGAGCGCACCGATATCGTCGGCAGCGACCCCGAGCGGTTCATGCCGCCCGAGGACGTCGAGCGAGCGACCGACGTGCTCACCGACCTGCTGGGCTCGCCCGAGCGGACGTGGGAGACAGTCGAGATGCGAACTATCGACGCCGACGGGAACCGGACTGTCACCGAGAACAAGGTCGCACCGCTGGTCGACGCCGACGGCGAGTTCGCCGGCTCGGTGGGAGTGATGCGCGACGTCACCGACCGGAAGCAGCGCGACCGGGAGCTGGGGCGCTACGAGACTATCGTGGAGGCCGTCGGCGACCCCGTATACGCCCTCGACGAGGACGGCACCTTCACGTTCGTCAACGAGGCCATCGAGCCGATGACCGGGTACAGTCCCGCGGAACTCGTCGGCGAGCACATCGGGACCATCATGACCGACGAGGACCTCGCGCGGGGCGACCAGCTCATCCAGGAGCTGCTCGCTGACCCCGACACCGACAGCGGCACGCTGGAGATGGACGTAGTGACGAAGTGGGACGAGCATATCCCGTCGGAGAACAACCTCGCCTTGCTCCCGAGCGACGACGGCTTTGCGGGTACCGCCGGCATCATCCGTGACATCCACGAGCGCAAGGCCCGTGAGAAGCGTCTCTCGGAGTTCGCCTCCGTCGTCAGCCACGACCTCCGGAACCCGCTCAACGTCGTCCAGGGGCGGCTCTCGCTGGCCCTGGAGACCGGTGACGTGGGTCACCTCGACGCCGCTGCCGGGGCAGCCGACCGGATGGAACAGCTCATCGAGGACCTGCTGACCCTCGCCCGCCAGGGCGATGCCGTCGGGAGCGTCGAGCGGATAGACGTCGCGACGGCTGCCGAGGAGGCGTGGGCGAGCGTCGACACTCGAGGGGCGACGCTGGAACTGGTCGATACCGCGACCGTCGACGCCGACCCGGACCGGCTGCAGGAGCTTCTGGAGAACCTGTTTCGCAACGCCGTCGAGCACGGCTCGACGAGCCCTGCCTCGCAGGCTCGGCAGGACGCCGTGGAACACGGTTCCACGGGCAGTCGGCCGGGGGCCGACGACGCCGTCGAGCATGGTCGTTCGAGAGACGGCAAAGCCGTCTCTCGTGATGACGAAAATTCCCAAGGGGAATTTTCGAACCACTCGACGGGCCCTGCCTCGCAGGCTCCGCAGGACAGCGCGGAACAGGAGACGACCCCCCACAGGCCGACGTACGACTCCATCTCCAGGCGGCCGCCCGAGGACGCTCTCACGGTGGACCTGACGGTGACTGTGGGGACGATGTCGGCAGATAGCGATGGCTTGATCGGGTTCTACGTGGCCGACGACGGCCCCGGAATCCCGCCGGAGCACCGCGAGAAAGTGTTCGAACGGGGCTACACCACGGCCAAAGGTGGGACCGGCTTCGGTCTCGCCATCGTCGAGGATATCGCGACGGCCCACGGCTGGTCGGTGCGGGCGACCGAGAGCGAGTCTGGGGGCGCCCGCTTCGAGTTCACGACGAGTCGGGCCGACCGCTGA
- a CDS encoding DUF7317 family protein, with the protein MTYTPLSESVEMYQTTELSLSQIAARAGVDESELASELRSRGITLRSEDQGAVGTTTRN; encoded by the coding sequence ATGACTTACACACCACTCAGCGAGTCGGTCGAAATGTACCAGACGACGGAGCTGAGCCTCTCTCAGATAGCGGCACGAGCAGGCGTTGACGAAAGCGAACTCGCGTCGGAACTCCGCTCCCGCGGCATCACCCTCCGGTCCGAAGACCAGGGCGCCGTCGGAACGACGACACGCAACTAA
- a CDS encoding molybdopterin-dependent oxidoreductase: MKDALLDSRGGQLLVGLAAGAAGVAGSYAATGYTPTFVASPIERTLSRTMPGEIVTFAITYLGSLGQQLNLATAVALTWLLFGAGITAAVLAGRETNNRLLPTVGTAVFTWLVTAAITRTLVLALGPVVPAVAVVALAQAFDAYRGSTDPISSKRRRALSTVGVALGATAVGVSVGQRGSSMGEKAPPLDAEGVDNEDLQAKLDTAERNSFDIDGIEPLVSENFFEVDINSIDPNAKAEDYTLSITGAVESEETFSYDELQEMEAVNQFSTLRCVGDQLNGDKIDTALWTGVPLQRLVEEAGPQSDCDCVLLKAKDGYEVEFPMEAFNRGVAVYGMNGNLLPRGHGYPVRAVIPGHWGEVNTKWLTEIELLNREVDGYWEQRGWEGTGPVKPTATLKHDTMLDDGQRQLAGHAYAGLRGVSKVEVSTDGGSSWSEATLSDPLPAAEGDGPAEDAWRQWQYSYDPPGSSHTAVVRMVDRDGNVQTSEETDPAPTGPSGWVSKEFNS; encoded by the coding sequence ATGAAAGACGCCTTGCTCGACAGTCGCGGCGGGCAACTGCTGGTCGGTCTCGCCGCCGGGGCCGCCGGCGTCGCCGGCTCCTACGCCGCGACCGGCTACACGCCGACGTTCGTCGCCTCGCCTATCGAGCGAACGCTCTCGCGGACGATGCCGGGAGAGATCGTCACGTTCGCCATCACCTATCTGGGCAGCCTCGGCCAGCAGCTGAACCTGGCCACGGCTGTCGCCCTGACCTGGCTCCTGTTTGGCGCAGGCATCACCGCCGCCGTCCTCGCCGGACGCGAGACCAACAACCGCCTGCTCCCGACCGTCGGGACGGCGGTGTTCACCTGGCTCGTCACCGCCGCCATCACCCGGACGCTCGTCCTCGCGCTGGGGCCGGTCGTCCCGGCAGTCGCCGTCGTCGCGCTCGCCCAGGCGTTCGACGCCTATCGAGGCAGTACGGACCCCATATCCTCGAAACGCCGACGGGCCCTCTCGACGGTCGGGGTCGCGCTGGGCGCCACCGCGGTCGGTGTCAGTGTCGGCCAGCGAGGGAGTTCGATGGGCGAGAAGGCCCCACCGCTGGACGCCGAGGGCGTCGACAACGAGGACCTTCAGGCGAAACTCGACACTGCCGAGCGCAACTCTTTCGACATCGACGGTATCGAGCCGCTGGTGAGCGAGAACTTCTTCGAGGTCGATATCAACTCAATCGATCCGAACGCGAAGGCCGAAGACTACACGCTCTCGATAACCGGCGCCGTCGAGTCGGAGGAGACCTTCAGCTACGACGAACTGCAGGAGATGGAGGCTGTGAACCAGTTCTCGACGCTTCGCTGTGTCGGCGACCAGCTAAACGGCGACAAGATAGACACCGCCCTCTGGACCGGCGTCCCGCTCCAGCGCCTCGTCGAGGAGGCCGGCCCCCAGAGCGACTGTGACTGTGTGCTGCTCAAGGCCAAGGACGGTTACGAGGTGGAGTTCCCCATGGAGGCGTTCAACCGCGGGGTGGCCGTCTACGGCATGAACGGCAATCTGTTGCCCCGGGGCCACGGCTACCCCGTCCGCGCCGTGATTCCGGGCCACTGGGGCGAGGTCAACACGAAGTGGCTCACGGAAATCGAGCTCCTGAACCGCGAGGTCGACGGCTACTGGGAACAGCGCGGCTGGGAAGGGACCGGCCCGGTCAAACCCACCGCGACGCTCAAACACGACACGATGCTCGACGACGGCCAGCGCCAGCTGGCCGGCCACGCATACGCGGGGCTTCGCGGCGTCTCGAAAGTCGAGGTCTCGACCGATGGCGGCTCCTCGTGGTCCGAGGCGACCCTTTCAGACCCCCTGCCCGCCGCCGAGGGCGACGGCCCTGCCGAGGACGCCTGGCGCCAGTGGCAGTACAGCTACGACCCGCCCGGCTCCTCACACACCGCCGTCGTCCGGATGGTCGACCGCGACGGGAACGTCCAGACGAGCGAGGAGACCGACCCCGCGCCGACCGGTCCCTCCGGGTGGGTCTCGAAGGAGTTCAATTCGTAG
- a CDS encoding DUF7115 domain-containing protein — translation MDIPDLVKQELGDEEIQAGVTLGDEDAVCFTSTRTLVYRGEGLLSDEKVAAYPFDFERLTISEGRRKTKFTLVYTDGKRDFGVPGSRADAVLERLIEGTLRASNAIDAEEQVTGVFRFSELTLVITEGRLLKHIGSVTWDNDFESYPFDAVTGLDFEKGSVATAIVLVVDDRPERIKAPSDQAAAVRKTLQEALFAFHEVASLSDLNAKVATDAEDEPDDSSGLGLESGIDPLVSDDDDEGDGDETAAPTQTTAPSEPSTQTVAPATDSADDGGDIAALEQQVADLTTAIERQNERIEAQEETIQTLIEELRQGR, via the coding sequence ATGGATATTCCAGACCTCGTCAAACAGGAGCTTGGAGACGAGGAGATCCAGGCCGGTGTCACCCTCGGTGACGAGGACGCGGTCTGTTTCACGTCGACACGAACGCTCGTCTACCGTGGCGAAGGCCTGCTGAGCGACGAGAAGGTAGCGGCCTACCCCTTCGACTTCGAACGACTGACTATCTCGGAAGGACGTCGGAAGACGAAGTTCACGCTCGTCTACACCGACGGGAAACGGGACTTTGGCGTCCCCGGGAGCCGCGCCGACGCCGTCCTCGAACGGCTCATCGAGGGCACGTTGCGAGCCTCGAACGCCATCGACGCCGAAGAGCAGGTCACGGGCGTCTTCCGGTTCAGTGAGCTCACGCTCGTGATTACGGAGGGGCGCCTGCTCAAACACATCGGCAGCGTCACCTGGGACAACGACTTCGAGTCCTACCCGTTCGACGCCGTCACGGGCCTTGACTTCGAGAAGGGGTCGGTCGCGACGGCCATCGTGCTCGTCGTCGACGACCGCCCCGAGCGAATCAAGGCGCCCAGTGACCAGGCCGCCGCGGTCCGGAAGACGCTCCAGGAGGCGCTGTTTGCGTTCCACGAGGTGGCGTCGCTTTCCGACCTCAACGCGAAGGTAGCGACCGACGCCGAGGACGAACCCGACGACAGCAGCGGGCTGGGACTGGAGAGCGGCATCGACCCGCTGGTGAGCGACGACGATGACGAGGGTGACGGTGACGAGACGGCGGCGCCGACCCAGACGACGGCGCCGTCGGAGCCCAGCACCCAGACCGTCGCCCCCGCAACCGACAGCGCCGACGACGGCGGCGACATCGCCGCCCTCGAACAGCAGGTCGCCGACCTCACGACAGCCATCGAGCGCCAGAACGAACGCATCGAGGCCCAGGAAGAGACCATCCAGACGCTCATCGAGGAACTGCGACAGGGTCGCTAG
- a CDS encoding DUF5830 family protein, whose amino-acid sequence MAGVSDDAPDPVELGVELLAHLEQESLSVAEAMDRIETVTTNPGVQREILDTAAMRGVIDREDGLVRPTSGGTYVSFDADVVVREGDFSCERCGAAISTGHFVQFDGGELGPFGSTCIRKVLGRE is encoded by the coding sequence GTGGCTGGTGTGTCCGACGACGCGCCCGACCCCGTGGAACTCGGGGTGGAACTGCTCGCCCACCTGGAACAGGAGTCGCTGTCGGTCGCCGAGGCGATGGACCGCATCGAGACGGTCACCACGAACCCCGGCGTCCAGCGCGAGATTCTCGACACCGCGGCGATGCGCGGCGTCATCGACCGCGAGGACGGGCTCGTCCGGCCCACCTCGGGCGGGACCTACGTCAGCTTCGACGCCGACGTGGTGGTCCGGGAGGGCGACTTTTCGTGTGAGCGCTGTGGGGCCGCCATCAGCACCGGCCACTTCGTCCAGTTCGACGGCGGCGAACTCGGGCCCTTCGGCTCGACGTGTATTCGAAAAGTGCTGGGGAGAGAGTAG
- a CDS encoding TVP38/TMEM64 family protein — protein MDSLAKRQLLGSAALVAAVAAVAVVFSPARLIGEAMHLADHPVYLAGVIVTLYLVRPFFAWPTMPLSAFVGFVLGIGYGIPVALMGALVTCLIPYRFAERAGEQGGMFGWLGESGQRIIEVTGETRGVLAARLSPVPADPVSYGAGFAGVSTRAFVVGTFVGEIPWVVVEVVAGASMRSLTLQGVSIEALPQLLLLLGSLSLLVLAGPTYRHFSGRPDSS, from the coding sequence ATGGACAGTCTCGCGAAGCGACAGCTGCTTGGCTCGGCCGCCCTCGTCGCCGCCGTCGCCGCCGTCGCCGTCGTCTTCTCCCCGGCTCGACTCATCGGGGAGGCCATGCATCTCGCCGACCACCCGGTGTATCTCGCGGGCGTCATCGTCACGCTGTATCTCGTCCGCCCGTTCTTCGCGTGGCCGACGATGCCGCTCTCGGCCTTCGTCGGCTTCGTGCTGGGCATCGGATACGGGATTCCAGTGGCGCTGATGGGCGCGCTGGTGACCTGTCTCATCCCCTACCGCTTTGCCGAGCGGGCCGGCGAGCAAGGCGGGATGTTCGGCTGGCTGGGCGAGTCCGGCCAGCGAATCATCGAAGTGACCGGCGAGACACGCGGTGTCCTGGCGGCCCGGCTCTCGCCGGTGCCGGCCGACCCCGTCTCCTACGGCGCCGGCTTCGCGGGCGTCTCGACGCGGGCGTTCGTCGTCGGCACCTTCGTCGGTGAGATTCCGTGGGTCGTCGTCGAGGTCGTCGCGGGCGCGTCGATGCGGTCGCTGACGCTGCAGGGCGTCTCTATCGAGGCGCTGCCACAGCTGTTGCTCCTGCTGGGTTCGCTCTCGCTTCTCGTACTGGCCGGCCCGACGTACCGACACTTCAGCGGTCGGCCCGACTCGTCGTGA
- a CDS encoding HVO_2523 family zinc finger protein, translating into MSDDAGRPCPLCDRSMYHRHCKYVCPEHGVVYDCADTFY; encoded by the coding sequence ATGAGCGACGACGCCGGCCGGCCCTGCCCGCTGTGTGACCGGTCGATGTACCACCGACACTGCAAGTACGTCTGCCCGGAACACGGCGTCGTCTACGACTGTGCCGACACGTTCTACTGA
- a CDS encoding DUF7526 family protein, producing the protein MPREITGEVIHVVPPEEQSDYELDGTVAELADSRYLLVCREGGVPSFFERVVAFFKRDPITPVTLVSDEGAEEGAEIEATVDFTTVDGVYEVLEIE; encoded by the coding sequence ATGCCCAGAGAGATAACCGGCGAGGTCATCCACGTCGTCCCGCCGGAGGAGCAAAGCGACTACGAACTCGACGGGACCGTCGCGGAGCTGGCCGACTCGCGCTATCTCCTCGTCTGCCGGGAGGGCGGCGTGCCGTCCTTTTTCGAGCGGGTAGTCGCCTTTTTCAAACGCGACCCCATCACGCCGGTGACCCTCGTCTCGGACGAGGGGGCCGAAGAAGGCGCCGAAATCGAGGCGACTGTCGATTTCACCACTGTCGACGGCGTCTACGAAGTCCTCGAAATAGAATAA
- a CDS encoding adenosylcobalamin-dependent ribonucleoside-diphosphate reductase — protein MSDAELTADDLTLPIKRTEGDTLEDRLTGNAYHNILPARYLRKDSNGDLVEDPEDLFERVAKNIALAEAVFEADKQDLDITVTPDQLKPDHPRRDELAAEVFGKGTTATDDVETTLSVYNVNKFAYDTVVPELPDAVRDHVEETADSFQDQMESLSFMPNSPTLMNAGDELQQLSACFVDSPADDIDDIHQTAKEAAQVFQSGGGMGYAFWKLRPYGDPVGSTGGIASGPITFMRTYDQMCETIAQGGARRGAQMGVMRVSHPDVIQFIHAKNKDVSLAETLRLNDPDDFTHNSFAEALEEARELIDEDGKVPKHLRNAVEGHLSNFNISVGITDDFMEAYKNGEDFTFTNPRTEEPHIATAETKELYSMFDLGEYVEVGEELSIPAEKLFERIVQGAHENGEPGVIYLERVNKEHSFDVEEHPDHQILATNPCGEQPLEEYEACNLGHINLSTLAALDAPDYRVWADEHADQYDSQEAAIDAFLDEALDMAELDHRIELGTRFLENVVTMSDFPVEKIEQKVREMRKIGLGIMGLAQLYIQLGVEYGSPEANEIARQVMRHINHGSKKASRELAEDRGTFEEWDNSKYANPTEYREWFEKQTGEDADDWAEGFPIRNHNTTTIAPTGTTSMIGNTTGGCEPIYNVAYYKNVSDDVQGDEMLVEFDDYFLRALEDNDIDVEAVKEEAEEQMANNEFDGVDGLTTVPDAIGELFVTTGDLSARDHAGIQVACQEGVDSAISKTVNAPNDSTIEDAAEVFQYIYDHGGKGVTYYRDGTRSKQVLTTRAQNTEFSDMDTEELVAQLEEMFGGIEGFLEDEAVQAALDDSVQGMLSAADGEQSEFARKRSRPDVLHGVTQRIDTGYGKLYVNINEDPEAERPFELFANIGNSGGFTASFTEALAKTISTALRSGVDPEEIADELQGIRSPKVAWDKGEQIQSIPDAIGTALRRYLDGDVDKAYPQQVTLEETAEEEQAREQSASHQTDGGPQAADSGAQTDAGPQADAGTDSAQQDLIDAGESPECPECSSMSLYYSEGCKTCESCGWSEC, from the coding sequence ATGAGTGACGCGGAGCTCACCGCCGACGACCTCACACTGCCTATCAAGCGCACCGAGGGGGACACCCTCGAAGACCGGCTGACAGGTAACGCCTACCACAATATCCTGCCCGCACGATATCTGCGCAAGGACTCGAACGGGGACCTCGTCGAGGACCCGGAGGACCTCTTCGAGCGCGTCGCGAAGAACATCGCACTCGCCGAGGCCGTTTTCGAGGCTGACAAGCAGGACCTCGACATCACGGTCACGCCAGACCAGCTGAAGCCCGACCACCCGCGCCGGGACGAGCTCGCCGCCGAGGTCTTCGGCAAGGGGACCACAGCGACAGACGACGTCGAGACCACGCTCTCGGTGTACAACGTCAACAAGTTCGCCTACGACACCGTCGTCCCGGAGCTGCCCGACGCCGTTCGGGACCACGTCGAGGAGACCGCCGACTCCTTCCAGGACCAGATGGAGTCGCTCTCCTTCATGCCGAACTCGCCGACCCTGATGAACGCCGGCGACGAGCTCCAGCAGCTGTCGGCGTGTTTCGTCGACTCGCCGGCCGACGACATCGACGACATCCACCAGACCGCCAAGGAAGCAGCACAGGTGTTCCAGTCCGGCGGCGGTATGGGCTACGCGTTCTGGAAACTGCGCCCCTATGGCGACCCCGTCGGTTCCACCGGCGGCATCGCCTCGGGCCCCATCACGTTCATGCGGACCTACGACCAGATGTGTGAGACCATCGCTCAGGGTGGCGCCCGCCGTGGCGCCCAGATGGGTGTCATGCGCGTCTCGCACCCGGACGTCATCCAGTTCATCCACGCCAAGAACAAGGACGTCTCCCTGGCCGAGACCCTGCGCCTGAACGACCCCGACGACTTCACGCACAACTCCTTTGCCGAAGCCCTCGAAGAGGCCCGCGAACTCATCGACGAGGACGGCAAAGTTCCCAAGCACCTCCGCAACGCCGTCGAGGGCCACCTCTCGAATTTCAACATCTCCGTCGGTATCACCGACGACTTCATGGAGGCCTACAAGAACGGCGAGGACTTTACCTTCACCAACCCGCGCACCGAAGAGCCCCACATCGCCACCGCCGAGACCAAGGAGCTGTACTCGATGTTCGATCTCGGCGAGTACGTCGAGGTCGGCGAGGAGCTCTCCATCCCCGCCGAGAAGCTCTTCGAGCGCATCGTCCAGGGCGCCCACGAGAACGGCGAACCGGGCGTCATCTACCTCGAACGCGTCAACAAGGAGCACTCCTTCGACGTCGAGGAACACCCCGACCACCAGATTCTCGCCACGAACCCGTGTGGCGAGCAGCCCCTCGAGGAGTACGAGGCCTGTAACCTCGGCCACATCAACCTCTCGACGCTCGCCGCGCTCGACGCCCCCGACTACCGCGTCTGGGCCGACGAGCACGCAGACCAGTACGACTCCCAGGAGGCGGCCATCGACGCCTTCCTCGACGAAGCGCTGGACATGGCGGAGCTCGACCACCGCATCGAGCTCGGGACGCGCTTCCTCGAGAACGTCGTCACGATGTCGGACTTCCCGGTCGAGAAGATAGAGCAGAAGGTCCGCGAGATGCGCAAGATCGGCCTGGGCATCATGGGACTCGCCCAGCTGTACATCCAGCTCGGCGTCGAGTACGGCTCGCCCGAGGCCAACGAGATCGCCCGCCAGGTGATGCGTCACATCAACCACGGCTCGAAGAAGGCCAGCCGCGAACTCGCAGAGGACCGTGGCACCTTCGAGGAGTGGGACAACTCCAAGTACGCGAACCCCACGGAGTACCGCGAGTGGTTCGAGAAACAGACCGGCGAGGACGCCGACGACTGGGCCGAGGGCTTCCCCATCCGCAACCACAACACGACGACCATCGCGCCCACCGGCACCACGTCGATGATCGGTAACACGACGGGTGGCTGTGAGCCAATCTACAACGTCGCCTACTACAAGAACGTCTCCGACGACGTCCAGGGCGACGAGATGCTCGTCGAGTTCGACGACTACTTCCTCCGGGCCTTAGAGGACAACGACATCGACGTCGAGGCCGTCAAGGAGGAGGCCGAAGAGCAGATGGCCAACAACGAGTTCGACGGCGTCGACGGGCTCACCACCGTCCCGGACGCCATCGGCGAGCTGTTCGTCACCACCGGCGACCTCTCGGCGCGTGACCACGCCGGCATCCAGGTCGCCTGCCAGGAGGGCGTCGACTCTGCCATCTCGAAGACGGTCAACGCCCCCAACGACTCCACCATCGAGGACGCCGCCGAGGTGTTCCAGTACATCTACGACCACGGCGGCAAGGGCGTCACCTACTACCGCGACGGCACCCGAAGCAAGCAGGTGCTGACCACGCGGGCCCAGAACACCGAGTTCTCGGATATGGACACCGAGGAACTGGTCGCCCAGCTCGAAGAGATGTTCGGCGGTATCGAGGGCTTCCTCGAGGACGAGGCCGTCCAGGCCGCACTCGACGACTCCGTCCAGGGGATGCTGTCGGCCGCCGACGGCGAGCAAAGCGAGTTCGCCCGCAAGCGCTCCCGACCCGACGTCCTGCATGGTGTCACCCAGCGCATCGACACCGGCTACGGGAAACTGTACGTCAACATCAACGAGGACCCCGAGGCCGAGCGACCGTTCGAGCTCTTTGCCAACATCGGGAACTCCGGTGGCTTCACCGCCTCCTTCACCGAGGCGCTGGCCAAGACCATCTCGACGGCGCTCCGTTCGGGTGTCGACCCCGAGGAGATCGCCGACGAACTGCAGGGTATCCGGTCGCCGAAGGTCGCCTGGGACAAGGGCGAGCAGATTCAGTCCATCCCGGACGCCATCGGCACGGCCCTGCGTCGCTACCTCGACGGCGACGTCGACAAGGCCTACCCGCAGCAGGTCACCTTGGAGGAGACCGCCGAGGAGGAGCAGGCCCGCGAGCAGTCCGCCTCTCACCAGACGGACGGCGGGCCACAGGCCGCTGACTCGGGCGCACAGACCGACGCTGGCCCGCAGGCCGACGCGGGCACCGACAGCGCCCAGCAGGACCTCATCGACGCCGGCGAGAGCCCGGAGTGTCCCGAGTGTAGCTCGATGTCGCTGTACTACTCGGAAGGCTGCAAGACCTGCGAGTCCTGTGGCTGGTCCGAGTGCTGA